A segment of the Aureliella helgolandensis genome:
TGTCGTCTTGCCAGTTGAAGGGGCACCTAGAAACACGATTTTGGACACTAGATCTCTGTAGACAATGTTTGCCAAATAGCCGCGGAATCGATAGGGATCTTTGCGAATTGCGGTTCCGGAAATAGGGATTTGCTTTCGATTGGCATCAACGCGGCAGTCAATCGCCCCTAGTGCCTGACTCACGTGATGGCCATAAAACTCGCTGCTGTAGAAATGCGTGATGTCTCGTCCCGTCAATAATTGACGCAGATAGGCATCGTGGAGGGCGGTGATCTCCGGCGTTTTGCCCACAACTGTTGGCCCGTCCTCTGCCAGGATGACCTCGACGCTGGGGTACAATGTTCTGATCCAACCGGCTCGCGTTTCCAAAGGTACAGGGGTGACTTCTGGTGCATCATAGATCACTACAATGGTGTGGTCGTTCTCGGCTATTGCGCGCTCGATGACCAACTGGTGGCCGCGATGCAGTGGTGCGTATTTCCCTAACGTCAATCCCAAAGTCACGTTGCGATCTCGTGCGATCTTTGCTTCGCCAACTGTTTTTGCCAAATTACCATCCCAAAGCTGGCTAGGATCAAAAACGCAATGTAGAGCACCGCAGTTGCGCTGAGCTCTTTCGTGAAATAGACCCAAATGGCGACGCTATCTACACCGATCCAGAAACCCCAATTTTGAATATACCGTCGAGCAAGCAAGAACTGGGCCACAAGACTTGCGACTGTTGTGAACGCATCTGCGTAAGGCAGCGAGGCATCCGTCCAAGAAGCCATGGTCCACCCCAGTCCAATCGTTCCAATTGCCGATACGGCGATCCAGCAGACGAGCCATGGAATCGCTAGCGACTTCACATCTAGGCTCTCGTTGCCAGCATCTGCTCGAGTCCAAGAATACCAGCCATAGAATTGTAGAAAAATGTAGATTACGTGCAGCACTAAATCTGAATACAGCTTTGCGTCGTAAAAAATGATGATGAATAACAAGACCTGAATCAGTCCGGTCGGCCAGCACCAAACACTCCGGCGGATCGTTAGAAAAACGCATAGAAATCCAAATCCGGTCGCCGTAAGTTCGATTAAGTTAAGCATGACCTGTTTCCCAGAATTCTGAGACCTCTTGGCGATGATTGGAGAGTACAGGTCCACCGATTATGGGGCTCTAGTTCCCATCAAGGCATGTTGATACTGCCAAGGATTCTAAACGAAAGACTGCCAATATGGGAGTTCTCTCCTGCAGACGATTTATGGTCGGGGACGCCGCTAGCCGGGCGACTTTGACAAGCCGATTTTCTATTCCATTTTAGAGTTTGCCAGATTCGAGTTCGCGGACGTTGCGCGATGCGTCGTTTTCTAGAAAGGAATTGGCGACGATCAACACTTTGTTTACTGAAGCCACCGCTGTTCTGGATGTGGTCTTGCTCGGTTTCTTGATTGTCTCCCGAAGCGTTGGCACGTTTCCGCAGGCACTCCAGACCGCGTCCTGCAAGCGTCTTGATCTGACTGGCAAACTCATTGGTTGCTTTCATGGGAGTCGCCAGGAACTGGTGCCTGCGAGCGTTCGCCCCGTGGTCATCCATCAGAACACCGCACGGCGTTCGTCATCTTTCGGTGTCAGACAAGGCATGGCAGACAGTATTGCAGGTTCGGATCGTTTCCGATCCTAGCTGGCAGCAACTTAGCGACTGACGCATGGTTGAGCCACCGTGAGAACGCCCCTTGGTGCGATGATGGCTGGCCCTTACACACGATCTGTCCCGAACGAGTCATTTGGAAAACGGTGCGCAACACGCGGCCGTTCTCCACGACTCGGTCGAAGACTTGGTGCATGAGCTTGGTGTCTCGCGTCGACAACACGGCCAACAGCGCTGCCGCT
Coding sequences within it:
- a CDS encoding AAA family ATPase, with the protein product MAKTVGEAKIARDRNVTLGLTLGKYAPLHRGHQLVIERAIAENDHTIVVIYDAPEVTPVPLETRAGWIRTLYPSVEVILAEDGPTVVGKTPEITALHDAYLRQLLTGRDITHFYSSEFYGHHVSQALGAIDCRVDANRKQIPISGTAIRKDPYRFRGYLANIVYRDLVSKIVFLGAPSTGKTTIARELAKRLETQWVPEFGREYWESHHVARRLTLEQLAEIAVGHREREDEIIADANRYLFVDTDATTTYQFSLEYHHEAHPTVAELAGTCRERYRLCFVCDTDIPYDDTWDRSGEVHRKVFQAKIESDLIRRNIQFIKLSGSLECRVSRVIENLKLLDS
- the pnuC gene encoding nicotinamide riboside transporter PnuC gives rise to the protein MLNLIELTATGFGFLCVFLTIRRSVWCWPTGLIQVLLFIIIFYDAKLYSDLVLHVIYIFLQFYGWYSWTRADAGNESLDVKSLAIPWLVCWIAVSAIGTIGLGWTMASWTDASLPYADAFTTVASLVAQFLLARRYIQNWGFWIGVDSVAIWVYFTKELSATAVLYIAFLILASFGMVIWQKQLAKQRSHEIAT